From Humibacter ginsenosidimutans, a single genomic window includes:
- a CDS encoding DUF3375 domain-containing protein, whose protein sequence is MSNTRAEAAYLRSLAAFRTPTLDLLHGRYAPFVVAVLSIVFTVDRPTVAVSDAHAEIAEIIDELRAAGYDEDDRSLPSGSAREICRYWVRVGWLVPQIDGDVEVYRLTAHAVGALEITGRTGGGRTRVSNSRVRTLLEAVERLAADAETDPELRLQRLVEERAALDREIARLSTSGESAPVDDEVLLEEAENILHLARELPADFARVAESIKAMQRDVVADLRRDVRPTGEVLREYLERGQHVMQATAEGRAFAGALRLIGDPERIDDLTDQLHTVLAQPFARLMDAQQRGELDAIGRRVELGVQEVLTAQRRASHVITGQVRTHDPVRDRQVDELLRDVMAGLQSWTQSSSPDAPVDPVRSLPAATVGHLRQSVSDIRPPGAPAPLTVPDADAELLDADTRAWGGPRYAELEAYVSQLGDEFDLATAFEGADDDTRRPVDLLGLLEIAHRNGMSESDTVSTVETLRPDGTTRRFAFGAVTVRGTKENDDD, encoded by the coding sequence ATGTCGAACACGCGGGCCGAGGCTGCCTACCTGCGCTCCCTCGCCGCGTTCCGCACTCCCACGCTCGACCTGCTGCACGGACGGTACGCGCCGTTCGTCGTCGCCGTGTTGTCCATCGTGTTCACGGTCGATCGGCCGACGGTTGCGGTGTCGGATGCCCATGCCGAGATCGCAGAGATCATCGACGAGCTGCGCGCGGCCGGCTACGACGAGGACGACCGTTCGCTGCCGTCGGGCAGCGCGCGCGAGATCTGCCGCTACTGGGTGCGGGTCGGCTGGCTCGTGCCGCAGATCGACGGCGACGTCGAGGTGTACCGGCTCACCGCGCATGCGGTGGGCGCGCTGGAGATCACCGGCCGCACCGGCGGCGGACGCACGCGGGTGTCGAACTCGCGGGTGCGCACGTTGCTGGAAGCGGTAGAACGGCTCGCGGCCGACGCGGAGACCGATCCCGAGCTGAGATTGCAGCGGCTGGTCGAGGAGCGCGCGGCGCTGGACCGTGAGATCGCGAGACTGTCGACGAGTGGCGAATCCGCACCGGTCGACGACGAGGTGCTGCTCGAGGAGGCGGAGAACATCCTGCACCTCGCACGAGAGCTTCCGGCGGACTTCGCCCGCGTCGCCGAGTCGATCAAGGCCATGCAGCGCGACGTCGTCGCGGACCTGCGGCGCGACGTGCGCCCCACGGGTGAGGTGCTGCGCGAGTATCTCGAACGCGGCCAGCACGTGATGCAGGCCACCGCGGAAGGCCGCGCGTTCGCCGGTGCCCTGCGGCTGATCGGTGATCCGGAGCGCATCGACGACCTCACCGACCAGCTGCACACCGTGCTCGCACAACCGTTCGCCCGGCTGATGGACGCACAGCAGCGCGGCGAGCTCGACGCCATCGGGCGTCGCGTGGAGCTGGGGGTGCAGGAGGTGCTGACGGCGCAGCGCAGGGCATCCCACGTCATCACCGGCCAGGTGCGCACCCACGACCCTGTGCGCGACAGACAGGTCGACGAACTGCTGCGCGACGTGATGGCCGGTCTGCAGAGCTGGACGCAGAGCTCCTCGCCGGATGCCCCTGTCGACCCTGTGCGCAGCCTCCCGGCCGCCACCGTGGGCCACCTGCGGCAGTCGGTGAGCGACATCCGCCCGCCCGGCGCCCCTGCGCCGTTGACCGTGCCCGACGCCGACGCGGAGCTGCTCGATGCCGACACCCGCGCCTGGGGCGGCCCTCGCTACGCCGAGTTGGAGGCCTACGTCTCCCAGCTCGGCGACGAGTTCGACCTGGCCACCGCGTTCGAGGGCGCGGACGACGACACGCGCCGGCCCGTGGACCTGCTCGGACTGCTCGAGATCGCGCACCGTAACGGCATGAGCGAGAGCGACACGGTCTCGACGGTGGAGACACTGCGCCCCGACGGCACGACGCGCCGATTCGCGTTCGGCGCGGTCACGGTACGCGGCACGAAGGAGAACGACGATGACTGA
- a CDS encoding DUF4194 domain-containing protein translates to MEDDLGELFPGDRGVLDPEVRRVLVHVVQRRFLLAERGRDEWKVLLENQQLIESRLNDLFVRLVIDHDRGVAYKQQVRSDDVDVPILLRDAPYSRAETLVLVHLRTVYQRESAAGETSARVDIEDVEQTVLSYFADADGDTARRQRMIRSAMARLAKDGIVDEETAGRFRISALVEIVLSAQKLRELRDWLRAQPAVSLDESAADETALDEATPEESTLEEAVL, encoded by the coding sequence ATGGAAGACGACCTCGGCGAGCTGTTCCCCGGCGACCGCGGCGTGCTCGACCCCGAAGTGCGGCGCGTGCTCGTGCACGTGGTGCAGCGTCGCTTTCTGCTCGCCGAGCGCGGACGCGACGAGTGGAAGGTGCTGCTCGAGAATCAGCAGCTCATCGAGTCGCGACTGAACGATCTTTTCGTGCGTCTCGTGATCGACCACGATCGCGGCGTCGCCTACAAGCAGCAGGTGCGCAGCGACGATGTCGATGTGCCGATTCTGCTGCGCGACGCGCCTTACTCGCGTGCCGAGACGCTCGTGCTCGTGCACCTGCGCACGGTGTATCAACGGGAATCGGCCGCGGGCGAGACCTCGGCCCGTGTCGACATCGAGGACGTCGAGCAGACCGTGCTGAGCTACTTCGCCGACGCCGACGGCGACACCGCGCGCAGGCAGCGCATGATCCGCTCGGCGATGGCTCGCTTGGCCAAAGACGGCATCGTCGACGAGGAGACGGCGGGGCGCTTCCGCATCAGCGCGCTCGTGGAGATCGTGCTCAGCGCCCAGAAGCTGCGCGAGCTTCGCGACTGGCTGCGTGCGCAGCCCGCGGTCTCGCTCGACGAGTCCGCAGCGGATGAGACAGCACTCGACGAGGCAACACCGGAGGAGTCAACACTGGAAGAGGCAGTCCTGTGA
- a CDS encoding ArsR/SmtB family transcription factor, whose translation MSAEPGLAEAADLFKVLGNESRLRLLRLLSESPATVGRLTEATGMSQPLVSQHLRTLRQAGLVTAERRGKEVTYQVADLHVTHVIADAVVHVQEPRGLGSAHRHELSEESA comes from the coding sequence GTGAGTGCGGAACCGGGCCTGGCGGAGGCGGCCGACCTGTTCAAGGTGCTGGGCAACGAATCCCGACTCCGGCTCCTCCGTCTGCTCAGCGAGTCTCCGGCCACGGTTGGTCGCCTGACGGAGGCGACCGGGATGTCGCAGCCGCTGGTGTCGCAGCATCTGCGCACCCTGCGCCAGGCCGGTCTGGTGACGGCCGAGCGTCGCGGCAAGGAGGTGACCTATCAGGTCGCCGACCTGCACGTGACCCACGTCATCGCGGACGCCGTCGTGCACGTGCAGGAGCCGCGCGGCCTCGGCTCGGCGCACCGGCACGAGCTGAGCGAAGAGTCCGCCTGA
- a CDS encoding alpha/beta fold hydrolase — MTTPSISPSPLHPSQVGTSSQPSGRLEVPGAVLYYQKRGSGPLLLIAESGEGDADRSVDLVDALAGDFTVLTYDRRGLSRSRTTSADASATMSDHADDVHHLLKVVADGPVSMLGLSIGAVIGLHLAVRHPEQVELLIAHEPVAPSLLPETDRARQRHELSSIQSTYVDQGLFAAVPLIRDALGIVQTPDDAEPGLTPQPLDAQRKRNFDHFIRHDFTAIIEDELDLERLRQTSVPVVPAAGEQTPPAVYDHRCAIALADLLGTPVEQMPGGHNGNLSHPRAFAERVRALVTQAKSESLP; from the coding sequence ATGACAACGCCAAGCATCAGTCCGTCCCCGTTGCACCCGAGCCAGGTCGGCACCAGCTCCCAGCCGAGCGGCCGACTGGAGGTCCCCGGCGCCGTCCTCTACTACCAGAAGCGTGGATCGGGTCCCCTCCTGCTGATCGCCGAGAGCGGAGAAGGAGACGCCGACCGCAGTGTCGATCTCGTCGACGCTCTTGCCGGGGACTTCACCGTACTCACCTACGACCGGCGAGGGCTCTCCCGCAGCCGCACGACGTCAGCCGATGCGTCAGCGACGATGTCCGACCACGCCGACGATGTGCACCACCTTCTCAAAGTGGTTGCAGACGGGCCGGTGAGCATGCTCGGCTTGAGCATCGGTGCCGTGATCGGGTTGCATCTTGCGGTGCGACACCCGGAGCAGGTCGAGCTGCTCATCGCCCATGAACCCGTCGCGCCGAGCCTGCTGCCTGAGACGGATCGTGCTCGCCAACGGCACGAACTCTCCAGCATTCAGTCGACCTACGTCGACCAGGGCCTGTTCGCCGCCGTCCCTCTGATCCGGGACGCACTGGGCATCGTGCAGACTCCTGACGACGCCGAGCCCGGGCTCACCCCGCAGCCTCTCGACGCGCAGCGAAAACGGAACTTCGACCACTTCATCCGGCACGATTTCACGGCGATCATCGAAGACGAACTCGATCTGGAGCGCCTGCGTCAGACATCGGTACCGGTGGTGCCCGCCGCCGGCGAGCAGACGCCTCCCGCCGTCTACGACCACCGATGCGCGATCGCGTTGGCTGATCTTCTCGGCACACCGGTCGAGCAGATGCCCGGAGGACACAACGGCAACCTCAGCCACCCGCGCGCATTCGCCGAGAGGGTACGGGCGCTCGTCACGCAGGCAAAGTCGGAATCCCTCCCTTGA
- a CDS encoding Fur family transcriptional regulator has translation MPASEIREERRTAQKDAVRRALGEESGFISAQQLHQRLSDNGASVGLATVYRQLNALVDSGLADAIPVSGGQLFRACEQREHHHHLVCENCGRAVEIDPPSEKWIRTVAKDHGFTVNRHVLEVFGLCADCHNAGVEPNDRPEAFRDS, from the coding sequence GTGCCAGCATCAGAGATTCGCGAGGAGCGCCGGACGGCGCAGAAGGATGCCGTCCGCCGTGCGTTGGGCGAGGAGAGCGGCTTCATCTCCGCTCAGCAGCTGCATCAGCGCCTGAGCGACAACGGCGCATCCGTCGGGCTGGCGACCGTCTACCGGCAGCTGAACGCGCTGGTCGACTCGGGTCTCGCCGACGCCATCCCGGTATCGGGCGGCCAGCTGTTCCGGGCGTGCGAGCAGCGCGAGCATCACCACCATCTGGTGTGCGAGAACTGCGGCAGGGCGGTGGAGATCGACCCGCCATCGGAGAAGTGGATCCGCACCGTCGCGAAGGACCACGGCTTCACGGTCAACAGGCACGTGCTCGAGGTGTTCGGGCTCTGCGCGGACTGTCACAACGCCGGCGTCGAGCCGAACGACCGTCCGGAGGCGTTCCGCGATTCCTAA
- a CDS encoding MarR family transcriptional regulator, translating into MNSVELFLLGRVLMKLGEQGMPQLTDAQRGGGGDRVALVVATEIAMYPGTTAAEVTVRTGFPQSQVSAAVAQLVTAGSVEASRDPGDGRRTLLHPARRVSSRVAEVRAASVDGIVAELVGEADLRRVMDALEFLAATLNPAKAGGR; encoded by the coding sequence GTGAACTCGGTCGAGCTGTTCCTTCTGGGAAGGGTCCTGATGAAGCTGGGTGAGCAGGGGATGCCCCAGCTCACCGATGCCCAGCGTGGCGGCGGGGGAGACCGCGTCGCACTGGTCGTCGCCACCGAGATCGCGATGTACCCGGGCACGACCGCCGCTGAGGTCACCGTGCGAACCGGATTCCCGCAGAGTCAGGTCTCTGCGGCCGTCGCACAGTTGGTCACCGCAGGCTCGGTCGAGGCGAGCCGGGATCCCGGCGACGGTCGCAGAACGCTGCTGCATCCCGCACGCCGTGTGTCGAGCCGTGTCGCCGAGGTTCGCGCCGCAAGCGTCGACGGCATCGTCGCGGAACTCGTCGGAGAGGCGGACCTGCGCCGCGTGATGGACGCGCTCGAGTTCTTGGCCGCGACGCTCAACCCGGCGAAGGCCGGCGGTCGATGA
- a CDS encoding DUF4190 domain-containing protein — MTDNPSPAAVNTASTPASRVISIVLLVVGVFFVFTAFDLLRGNPDLHSPGPFLLPSTGALMPIWRIAFGVSLVLGAAALTSGWILIRRLRASTWGLVAVSLLGLLGVLAPSAMIAIVFAFILGIVVPIIVAVVAEVISRSSTRSGQLAAEAASPVIGAQPATQQVEQTNGLAIAALIVVFFSSVVGLILGHVALSQIKRTGQPGHGLALAAVIIGWAVVGLVIVIALVSVVLLLSAARLT; from the coding sequence ATGACCGATAACCCGAGCCCCGCCGCTGTCAACACCGCCTCCACTCCAGCGAGCCGCGTCATCAGCATTGTTCTGCTGGTCGTCGGTGTTTTCTTCGTCTTCACCGCATTCGATCTCTTGCGGGGCAATCCGGATCTGCACAGTCCCGGTCCATTCCTGCTGCCCTCCACGGGAGCACTCATGCCGATCTGGCGCATCGCATTCGGTGTCTCCCTCGTTCTAGGAGCGGCAGCGCTGACATCGGGATGGATCTTGATCAGGCGGCTTCGCGCCTCAACGTGGGGGCTCGTCGCCGTGAGCCTTCTCGGGCTCCTCGGAGTCCTCGCCCCTTCCGCCATGATCGCCATCGTCTTCGCGTTCATCCTCGGAATCGTCGTGCCGATCATCGTCGCCGTTGTCGCTGAAGTCATCAGCAGGAGCAGCACACGCAGCGGACAGCTCGCGGCGGAAGCCGCGTCCCCTGTCATCGGGGCTCAGCCAGCCACCCAGCAGGTCGAGCAGACGAACGGTCTCGCGATCGCCGCGCTCATCGTCGTCTTCTTCAGCAGCGTCGTCGGGCTGATCCTTGGCCACGTTGCGCTCAGTCAGATCAAGCGAACCGGCCAACCCGGCCACGGACTGGCTCTCGCGGCCGTGATCATCGGCTGGGCCGTCGTCGGACTGGTGATCGTGATCGCGCTCGTCTCCGTCGTGTTGCTCCTCTCGGCGGCTCGCCTGACGTAG
- a CDS encoding HtaA domain-containing protein, protein MTASHALDWGVKQSLMRYVRMLDDGTIEVSEDAELSAEGTFRFPFVEVGADGILRYGGRVHWFGHHGLMDASLSSPWIALSPAPALSFDVELPDLPLERWTIATMKATETQPGVWAGTEVRLTSDGALTLGALQYHEYQQVDDLTFAARAS, encoded by the coding sequence ATGACCGCCTCGCACGCGCTCGACTGGGGCGTCAAGCAGAGCCTCATGAGGTACGTGCGCATGCTCGACGACGGCACGATCGAGGTGTCGGAGGATGCCGAGCTCAGTGCGGAAGGAACCTTCCGGTTCCCGTTCGTCGAGGTCGGCGCCGACGGCATCCTGCGCTACGGCGGACGGGTGCACTGGTTCGGTCACCACGGACTGATGGATGCCTCGCTGTCGTCGCCCTGGATCGCCCTGTCCCCTGCGCCCGCGCTGTCGTTCGACGTCGAGCTGCCCGACCTGCCGCTGGAGCGTTGGACGATCGCGACCATGAAGGCCACGGAGACGCAGCCGGGAGTCTGGGCGGGAACCGAGGTGCGCCTCACGTCGGACGGCGCACTCACGCTCGGCGCCCTCCAGTACCACGAGTATCAGCAGGTCGACGACCTCACGTTCGCTGCGCGGGCGAGCTGA
- a CDS encoding PadR family transcriptional regulator, translating into MPSNALANPLVLPILGLLVEQPRHPYAVFSELRARYDFLKVRNATVYTLLNTLTRAGWIIESPQQDSPVLSTTVAGREALAERVTVGLRGGALSADAEFMTALAYVGILAPKDAVAALQDRRDRLRDELARIRRVLDDSPALELHMIEVHYYHDRLRHDLAWIERTITRMGDGSLAWPRRG; encoded by the coding sequence GTGCCGTCGAACGCCCTCGCGAACCCGCTCGTGCTGCCGATACTCGGTCTGCTCGTCGAGCAGCCACGCCATCCCTACGCCGTGTTCTCGGAACTTCGCGCGCGCTACGACTTCCTGAAGGTGCGCAACGCGACCGTCTACACGCTGCTGAACACGCTCACTCGCGCAGGCTGGATCATCGAGTCCCCGCAGCAGGACTCCCCGGTGCTCTCCACGACCGTCGCAGGGCGTGAGGCGCTCGCGGAGCGGGTCACGGTCGGACTGAGAGGCGGCGCACTCTCCGCGGACGCCGAATTCATGACGGCGCTCGCCTATGTGGGCATCCTGGCCCCGAAGGATGCTGTGGCAGCGCTCCAGGATCGTCGTGATCGCCTGCGCGACGAACTCGCTCGGATCCGCCGTGTGCTCGATGACTCGCCGGCACTGGAGCTGCACATGATCGAGGTGCACTACTACCACGACAGGCTTCGCCACGACCTCGCATGGATCGAGCGCACCATCACACGGATGGGCGACGGCAGCCTCGCGTGGCCCCGTCGGGGCTGA
- a CDS encoding ATP-binding protein, with amino-acid sequence MTMLDTLFGLIPAASRGQQWLAEDLQLVNWGGYDGAHRVRFSPGATLLCGGSGSGKSTLMDAYIALMMPHTTPFNGASNGGVTGRPRGEDQRNILSYARGKLDESRTEDGTKMRVLRGDGEDTWTAVAMTWLDHDGSRFTAVRAWYIPAGARVLEDTVRVRATADDTFDLASLEAAAPQRFTDTSLRAVGLDPVGTDREFSARLHAVLGIGAAGAGAKAMSLLARIQAGQQITTVDDLYKRLVLEEPETMLTADAVVAHFDELESTRQRMLTARQQVNALEPIRELRAKIADAAERARVVDEIGGFGDPDSLASLWRANRRLDLLREVETELGARKHEVDVALREKRALADAAESERDGLADLLRQSGGDRLETAQRELRQIETKLTAVQENRARLDDDLAAADTTVSTRDQFEALVARARAALADGDTKRGARADFATAMSAQKAAAAEVANLEKERERVEGGRGNVPSHFADARDLLARAAGIQPEELPFVAELVEVRTEFEPWREAFNLALGGFATTLLIDVARIDDFRAAIDSVRTPVRLRYEGVHTGLDASGSLDTRTLPGRLDYLPSPFAGWLQERLDKRFGFVCVDSPAELARHRDALTITGQLSQGSAGAHGGHGRDNVLGFSNEHRLRDLDTRLAAARARFADAEQAAFAAETRLDELETRRALYTKVVDLTWDQVDLDTVTAERDRWTAVHDEVVAGNPEIARIQAQIAEVKARSAGFQRDIGRLESERESVENQWAGVTDDVDASQGVVDEAEEQERGLADDQLAYLDARFTLGEKAAAGRASTVLARFDAALADAGHRLDEDRRVALQAHLEHRESLRRIMTGFLDRWPNPNLLPDPDVSFTDFERILEALETSGLHELESEWRDSLLGLSGNDLTNLDSTLSRSLREIRERIEPINSIMQDLPFYDDDHRLQITTRENQSEARKRFRRDLREVRALIEAASTDDDREQAYRRMTRLIARMRRSAPDFGDLIDVRNHVRVSAERVDAATRTHVALYDHIGEKSGGESQELIAFIVGAALRYQLGDAGAERPRYAPVFMDEALIKADAHFTKRAIGAWRGLGFQLVIGAPNDKYSAIEPHVDVEYDILKDTKGRSWAKPKVGLQDDAA; translated from the coding sequence GTGACCATGCTCGACACCCTGTTCGGGCTCATCCCGGCGGCGTCCCGCGGCCAGCAGTGGCTCGCCGAAGACCTTCAGCTCGTGAACTGGGGCGGCTACGACGGCGCGCACCGGGTGCGCTTCTCGCCGGGTGCGACGCTGTTGTGCGGCGGATCCGGGTCGGGCAAGTCCACGCTGATGGATGCCTACATCGCGCTCATGATGCCGCACACGACTCCCTTCAACGGAGCCTCCAATGGCGGGGTGACCGGGCGTCCGCGCGGCGAAGACCAGCGCAACATCCTCTCCTACGCCCGCGGCAAGCTCGACGAGTCCCGCACCGAGGACGGCACGAAGATGCGCGTGTTGCGCGGTGACGGCGAGGACACGTGGACGGCGGTCGCGATGACGTGGCTCGACCACGACGGGTCGAGGTTCACTGCGGTGCGTGCCTGGTACATCCCGGCCGGCGCGCGAGTGCTCGAAGACACCGTGCGCGTGCGTGCGACCGCCGACGACACCTTCGACCTGGCGTCGCTCGAAGCCGCGGCACCGCAGCGGTTCACCGACACGTCGCTGCGGGCCGTGGGACTCGACCCGGTGGGCACCGACCGCGAGTTCTCGGCTCGACTCCACGCCGTGCTCGGAATCGGCGCGGCGGGGGCGGGGGCCAAGGCGATGAGCCTGCTCGCGCGCATCCAGGCCGGCCAGCAGATCACGACGGTCGACGACCTGTACAAGCGTCTGGTGCTCGAGGAGCCCGAGACGATGCTCACCGCCGACGCCGTCGTCGCGCACTTCGACGAACTGGAGAGCACAAGGCAACGGATGCTCACGGCCAGGCAGCAGGTGAACGCGCTGGAGCCCATTCGCGAGCTGCGCGCGAAGATCGCCGACGCCGCCGAACGTGCCCGCGTGGTCGACGAGATCGGCGGGTTCGGCGATCCCGACTCGCTGGCGTCACTGTGGCGGGCGAACAGGCGCCTCGACCTGTTGCGCGAGGTGGAGACCGAGCTCGGCGCACGCAAGCACGAGGTCGACGTGGCTCTGCGTGAGAAGCGGGCGCTGGCGGATGCCGCGGAGTCGGAACGCGACGGCCTCGCCGACCTGCTGCGCCAGTCGGGCGGCGACCGGCTGGAGACCGCGCAGCGCGAACTTCGGCAGATCGAGACCAAGCTGACCGCCGTGCAGGAGAACCGCGCGCGACTCGACGACGACCTCGCCGCCGCGGACACCACGGTGTCGACGCGCGACCAGTTCGAGGCCCTCGTGGCGCGGGCGCGGGCGGCGCTGGCGGACGGCGACACGAAGCGCGGCGCGCGAGCCGACTTCGCGACCGCCATGTCGGCGCAGAAGGCTGCGGCGGCCGAGGTCGCGAACCTCGAGAAGGAACGCGAACGAGTCGAGGGCGGACGGGGCAACGTGCCCTCGCACTTCGCCGACGCGCGCGATCTTCTGGCGCGTGCCGCGGGCATCCAGCCAGAGGAGCTGCCGTTCGTCGCCGAGCTCGTCGAGGTGCGCACCGAGTTCGAGCCCTGGCGCGAGGCGTTCAACCTCGCACTCGGCGGATTCGCGACGACGCTGCTCATCGATGTGGCCAGGATCGACGACTTCCGCGCTGCGATCGACAGCGTGCGCACCCCGGTGCGGCTGCGCTACGAAGGCGTGCACACGGGTCTGGATGCCTCGGGCTCCCTCGATACCCGCACCCTCCCCGGCCGACTCGACTACCTGCCGTCCCCGTTCGCCGGGTGGCTGCAGGAGCGGCTCGACAAGCGCTTCGGCTTCGTCTGCGTCGACTCGCCGGCCGAGCTCGCCCGGCACCGGGACGCCCTCACCATCACGGGTCAGCTGTCGCAGGGGAGCGCTGGAGCGCACGGCGGACACGGCCGCGACAACGTGCTCGGCTTCTCCAACGAGCACAGGCTGCGCGACCTCGACACCCGGTTGGCAGCGGCCCGCGCCCGGTTCGCGGATGCCGAGCAAGCGGCTTTTGCGGCGGAGACCCGGCTCGACGAGCTGGAGACCCGACGTGCCCTCTACACGAAGGTCGTCGACCTCACCTGGGATCAGGTCGACCTCGACACCGTCACCGCTGAGCGGGACAGGTGGACGGCCGTGCACGACGAGGTCGTTGCCGGCAATCCCGAGATCGCGCGCATCCAGGCGCAGATCGCCGAGGTCAAGGCGCGTTCCGCCGGCTTCCAGCGCGACATCGGCCGGCTGGAATCCGAACGCGAGAGCGTCGAGAACCAGTGGGCGGGGGTCACCGACGACGTCGATGCGAGCCAGGGCGTGGTGGACGAGGCCGAGGAGCAGGAACGCGGGCTCGCCGACGACCAGCTGGCGTACCTCGACGCTCGGTTCACGCTGGGGGAGAAGGCGGCGGCGGGGCGGGCATCCACGGTGCTCGCGCGCTTCGACGCTGCGCTGGCGGATGCAGGCCATCGCCTCGACGAGGACCGTCGCGTCGCGCTGCAGGCCCACCTCGAACACCGCGAGTCGTTGCGCCGCATCATGACCGGCTTCCTCGACCGTTGGCCGAACCCCAACCTGCTGCCCGACCCGGATGTATCGTTCACCGACTTCGAGCGCATTCTCGAGGCGCTGGAGACGAGCGGTCTGCACGAGCTCGAGTCCGAGTGGCGGGACAGCCTGCTGGGGCTCTCGGGCAACGATCTCACCAACCTGGACTCGACGCTCAGCAGGTCGTTGCGCGAGATCCGTGAGCGCATCGAGCCGATCAACAGCATCATGCAGGACCTGCCGTTCTACGACGACGACCACCGGCTGCAGATCACCACACGGGAGAACCAGTCGGAGGCGCGCAAGCGCTTCCGTCGTGACCTGCGCGAGGTGCGTGCGCTGATCGAGGCGGCGTCCACCGACGACGACCGCGAGCAGGCGTACCGCCGCATGACCAGGCTGATCGCGAGGATGCGCCGCTCGGCGCCCGACTTCGGCGACCTCATCGACGTGCGCAACCACGTGCGCGTCAGCGCCGAGCGGGTCGACGCGGCGACGCGTACGCACGTGGCGTTGTACGACCACATCGGCGAGAAGTCGGGCGGCGAGTCGCAGGAGCTGATCGCGTTCATCGTGGGCGCAGCGCTGCGGTACCAGCTCGGGGACGCCGGCGCAGAGCGGCCGCGCTACGCGCCGGTCTTCATGGACGAGGCGCTCATCAAGGCCGACGCGCACTTCACCAAGCGCGCGATCGGCGCGTGGCGCGGCCTCGGATTCCAGCTCGTCATCGGCGCGCCGAACGACAAGTACAGCGCCATCGAGCCGCACGTCGACGTCGAGTACGACATTCTCAAGGACACGAAGGGGCGCTCCTGGGCGAAGCCCAAGGTGGGGCTGCAAGACGACGCCGCGTGA
- a CDS encoding phosphotriesterase family protein: MAISTVMTVLGPVPVTELGRTMPHEHVLCKELGMGEGPLDDLGGAVDDLRVLKDAGGGTIVDVTSGDLGRRPALIREASERSGVNIVMGAGWYRESFYPEDFNQVSLDELTERLLADIAEGEDGVRPGVIGEIGADHGYLSAVEERVLRACARAQRETGLGIVLHAVMSEVGAWQLDVLEDEGVDLRRVGVGHCDLYPNVDYHVRLAERGAFVMYDTQSFPSPELDAARIANAAELVRRGFGSQLLISHDVCTPSGRRVGGGPGYSRTITDAMPALIEAGVPAEVTEQIMTTNAWRLLAGESV, from the coding sequence ATGGCGATCTCGACGGTGATGACCGTTCTCGGCCCCGTGCCGGTGACCGAACTCGGGCGCACGATGCCGCACGAGCATGTGCTGTGCAAGGAGCTCGGCATGGGGGAGGGCCCGCTCGACGACCTCGGCGGCGCGGTCGACGACCTCAGGGTGCTGAAGGATGCCGGCGGCGGCACGATCGTCGACGTCACGTCCGGTGACCTCGGGCGCCGCCCCGCGCTGATCCGCGAGGCGTCGGAGCGCTCGGGCGTGAACATCGTCATGGGTGCCGGCTGGTATCGCGAGTCGTTCTATCCAGAGGACTTCAACCAGGTATCGCTCGACGAGCTCACCGAGCGGCTGCTGGCCGACATCGCCGAGGGTGAGGACGGTGTGCGTCCCGGCGTGATCGGCGAGATCGGTGCCGACCACGGCTACCTCTCTGCGGTGGAGGAGCGCGTGCTGCGTGCCTGCGCCAGGGCGCAGCGCGAGACCGGGCTTGGCATCGTGCTGCACGCCGTGATGAGCGAGGTGGGTGCGTGGCAGCTCGACGTGCTCGAAGACGAGGGCGTCGACCTTCGCCGCGTGGGCGTCGGCCACTGCGACCTCTACCCGAACGTCGACTATCACGTACGGCTCGCCGAGCGCGGCGCCTTCGTGATGTACGACACGCAGAGCTTCCCGAGCCCGGAGCTCGACGCCGCTCGCATCGCGAACGCCGCCGAGCTGGTGCGGCGAGGCTTCGGCTCGCAGCTGCTGATCTCCCACGACGTGTGCACCCCGAGCGGACGCCGCGTCGGCGGCGGCCCCGGCTACTCGCGCACGATCACCGACGCCATGCCGGCCCTCATCGAGGCCGGGGTCCCCGCCGAGGTCACCGAGCAGATCATGACCACCAACGCCTGGCGGCTGCTGGCCGGCGAATCCGTCTAA